The following are encoded together in the Bradyrhizobium genosp. L genome:
- a CDS encoding xanthine dehydrogenase family protein molybdopterin-binding subunit, with translation MTRHRGRGIASVNYPIGMNLGGDPSQALVHSNPSGKFTVALSSIDLGQGMKSVTRQICAETLGVPVEDVYVDTADSDTGPHCMGSFASRGTHRVGNAVMAAAREARGVMMEAAAEELEVNAADLETDGRGNIHIKGAPHRSISTKDVAIAAQFKQGKTISGRGIFLVPLSDVDPETGEMSPATCYAHACLVAELEVDDETGEVAMIRMDSAYELGRALNPRLVEQQLVGGAWMGVSHALYETPEPYYPDPVHGPRDFVEYLMPGPGDICPHDIAVLERPAPDGPFGAKGPGEMCANPVLPAVANAIFNAVGVRIDDLPITPEKVLRAIKAQGGARPQPRR, from the coding sequence ATGACCAGGCATCGCGGACGCGGCATCGCGTCGGTCAATTACCCCATCGGCATGAATCTCGGCGGCGATCCGAGCCAGGCACTGGTGCATTCCAATCCCAGCGGCAAATTCACCGTGGCGCTGTCGTCGATCGATCTCGGCCAGGGCATGAAGTCGGTGACGCGGCAGATCTGCGCCGAGACGCTCGGCGTGCCCGTCGAGGACGTCTATGTCGACACAGCGGATTCCGATACCGGTCCGCACTGCATGGGCTCGTTCGCCTCGCGCGGCACGCATCGCGTCGGCAATGCCGTGATGGCGGCGGCGCGGGAGGCGCGCGGCGTGATGATGGAGGCGGCCGCCGAGGAGCTCGAGGTCAACGCCGCCGACCTCGAAACCGACGGCCGCGGCAATATCCACATCAAGGGCGCACCGCACCGTTCGATCTCGACCAAGGACGTCGCCATAGCCGCCCAGTTCAAGCAGGGCAAGACCATCTCGGGCCGCGGCATCTTCCTGGTGCCGCTGTCCGACGTCGATCCGGAGACCGGCGAGATGTCGCCAGCGACCTGCTACGCGCATGCCTGCCTCGTCGCCGAGCTCGAGGTCGACGACGAGACCGGCGAGGTCGCGATGATCCGGATGGACTCGGCCTATGAGCTCGGCCGCGCGCTCAATCCGCGCCTGGTCGAGCAGCAGCTGGTCGGCGGTGCCTGGATGGGCGTCAGCCACGCGCTGTACGAGACGCCCGAGCCTTATTATCCCGATCCCGTGCACGGCCCGCGCGACTTCGTCGAATATCTGATGCCGGGTCCGGGTGACATCTGCCCGCACGATATCGCGGTGCTGGAACGTCCGGCGCCGGACGGCCCGTTCGGCGCCAAGGGGCCGGGCGAAATGTGCGCCAATCCTGTGCTGCCCGCGGTCGCCAATGCGATCTTCAATGCGGTCGGGGTGCGGATCGACGATCTGCCGATTACGCCGGAGAAGGTGCTGCGCGCGATCAAGGCACAGGGCGGCGCCCGGCCGCAACCGCGGCGCTGA
- a CDS encoding AAA family ATPase — protein MPVRSNIVGIDSPEALEKALRAAYYLADDGIATASYLSLALGKPLLLEGAPGVGKTEAAKAIAAVLGRRLIRLQCYEGIDAASALYEWNYPRQMLAIRQAGEQSIDIYGESFLIERPMLAALRAPDATVLLIDEIDRADQEFEAFLLEFLSDFQISIPERGTVRAAEHPVVVLTSNRTRDLHEALRRRCVYHWIGYPNAEREARIVMMRASSVAEATARAVVAAVGRLRREPLSKAPGIAEAVDWAEAATLLNKGGTRWPDAFKRSIGVALKDEEDIHFISPRLDAIIAEAAA, from the coding sequence ATGCCGGTTCGCAGCAACATCGTCGGCATCGACAGCCCGGAGGCGCTGGAGAAGGCGCTGCGCGCGGCCTATTATCTCGCCGACGACGGCATCGCGACCGCATCCTATCTCTCGCTCGCGCTCGGCAAGCCGCTGCTGCTCGAGGGCGCGCCGGGTGTCGGCAAGACCGAGGCGGCGAAGGCGATCGCCGCGGTGCTCGGCCGCAGGCTGATCCGCCTGCAATGCTATGAGGGCATCGACGCCGCATCGGCGCTCTACGAGTGGAACTATCCGCGCCAGATGCTGGCGATCCGGCAAGCAGGCGAACAGAGCATCGACATCTATGGCGAATCCTTCCTGATCGAGCGCCCGATGCTCGCCGCGTTGCGCGCGCCGGATGCAACGGTGCTGCTGATCGACGAAATCGATCGCGCCGACCAGGAGTTCGAGGCTTTCCTGCTCGAATTCCTCTCCGACTTCCAGATCTCGATCCCGGAACGCGGCACCGTCCGCGCCGCCGAGCATCCCGTCGTGGTGCTGACGTCGAACCGGACCCGCGATTTGCACGAAGCGCTGCGCCGCCGCTGCGTCTATCACTGGATCGGTTATCCCAATGCCGAGCGCGAGGCGCGCATCGTGATGATGCGGGCGTCGAGCGTCGCCGAGGCTACGGCGCGCGCCGTCGTGGCGGCGGTCGGCCGCCTGCGCCGCGAGCCGCTGAGCAAGGCGCCGGGCATCGCCGAAGCCGTCGACTGGGCGGAGGCCGCAACCCTGCTCAACAAGGGCGGGACGCGCTGGCCCGACGCGTTCAAGCGCTCGATCGGTGTGGCGCTGAAGGATGAGGAAGATATTCATTTCATCTCGCCCCGGCTCGATGCGATCATCGCGGAGGCTGCCGCGTGA
- a CDS encoding vWA domain-containing protein, producing the protein MSDDLRLPRAAQVFVSFVALLRANGFSVAPEQTTSFLAAIELLGPRSLEHIRQAGLATLAPPPERRATYDRLFDIHFRGAEAIERAEGEDEEVVRLQEEGRGDDEPPLADEANESGLAAARAEALVERRFAQIATSDPLRQLSREAARRLPRRRGHRRRRARSGPFADLRRTLRDSVRNDGEVQRLGRMRRRQRARKILLLIDVSGSMKARTEENMRLAHTLVQSAGNVEVFTFGTRLTRVTSALRLKRREQALSAASFLVSDWDGGTRIGDALQAFLAVPRFGGYARGAAVVIVSDGLERGDPTALRDAVAKLSRRAWRVSWLTPLATSPGFKPQTEALVAIQRFVDDLVDGGSSAAIVAHLLSLGRRRVA; encoded by the coding sequence GTGAGCGACGATCTCAGGCTGCCGCGCGCCGCGCAGGTCTTCGTCTCTTTTGTCGCGCTGCTGCGGGCCAACGGCTTCTCCGTCGCCCCGGAGCAGACCACGAGCTTCCTCGCCGCAATCGAGCTGCTCGGACCGCGCAGCCTGGAGCACATCCGCCAGGCCGGCCTTGCGACCCTGGCGCCGCCGCCGGAGCGCCGCGCGACATATGACCGCCTGTTCGACATCCACTTCCGCGGAGCGGAGGCGATCGAAAGGGCTGAGGGCGAGGACGAGGAAGTCGTCCGCCTGCAGGAAGAAGGTCGCGGCGACGACGAGCCGCCGCTCGCCGACGAGGCCAACGAATCCGGCCTCGCCGCGGCGCGGGCCGAGGCGCTGGTCGAGCGCCGTTTCGCGCAGATCGCGACCAGCGATCCGCTGCGGCAATTATCACGCGAGGCGGCCAGGCGCCTGCCGCGGCGGCGCGGCCACCGGCGGCGGCGCGCACGCTCCGGCCCGTTCGCCGATCTCCGTCGCACCTTGCGCGACAGCGTGCGCAATGACGGCGAAGTGCAGCGGCTCGGTCGGATGCGGCGGCGGCAGCGTGCACGGAAAATCCTGCTGTTGATCGACGTATCCGGCTCGATGAAGGCGCGCACCGAGGAGAACATGCGGCTCGCGCATACGCTGGTGCAATCGGCCGGCAATGTCGAGGTCTTCACCTTCGGCACGCGGCTGACCCGCGTCACGTCGGCACTACGGCTGAAGCGGCGCGAGCAGGCGCTCAGTGCGGCATCGTTCCTGGTCAGCGATTGGGACGGCGGCACCCGGATCGGCGATGCGTTGCAGGCGTTCCTCGCCGTGCCGCGCTTCGGCGGATATGCCCGTGGCGCCGCGGTGGTGATCGTCTCCGATGGCCTGGAGCGCGGCGACCCCACGGCGTTGCGCGATGCGGTGGCAAAGCTGTCGCGCCGGGCCTGGCGGGTGAGCTGGCTGACGCCGCTTGCGACGTCGCCCGGCTTCAAGCCGCAGACCGAGGCGCTGGTCGCGATCCAGCGCTTTGTCGATGATCTCGTGGACGGCGGCTCCAGCGCGGCGATCGTTGCGCACCTGCTGTCGCTTGGACGAAGGAGAGTTGCGTGA
- a CDS encoding amidohydrolase family protein: MTDIVDGHHHIWRKSDLAWLSGPMQPRIFGPYEPIRRDYPIEEFRDDLKGTGVTRSVYVQTNWPTGQFEDEAAWVQQTADAHGWPHALVAYADFSVDDVRPQLDRLKRYPLVRGVRMQLHWHENPLYRFASRPDLCADPVIRRNVGRLADYGWSFDLQVFAPQMAEAAGLAEACPDVTFILQHAGMLEDLSPRGHAAWRAGMARLASCPNVVSKLSGLGTFIHRNDPAHIADVVTDTVAIFGADRCLFGSNFPIEKLWTSYRDLVDAFKAAAARLSPDQREAIFNTTAAQVYRLDP; encoded by the coding sequence GTGACCGATATCGTCGACGGACATCACCACATCTGGCGGAAGTCCGATCTCGCCTGGCTGTCCGGCCCGATGCAGCCCCGCATCTTCGGTCCCTACGAGCCGATCCGCCGCGATTATCCGATCGAAGAATTCCGCGACGACCTCAAGGGCACCGGCGTCACCCGCTCGGTCTATGTCCAGACCAACTGGCCGACCGGCCAGTTCGAGGACGAGGCCGCCTGGGTGCAGCAGACCGCCGACGCGCACGGCTGGCCGCATGCGCTGGTCGCCTATGCCGATTTCTCGGTCGACGATGTCCGCCCGCAGCTCGATCGTCTCAAGCGCTATCCGCTGGTGCGCGGCGTGCGCATGCAGCTGCACTGGCATGAGAATCCGCTGTATCGCTTCGCGTCGCGGCCGGACCTCTGCGCCGATCCCGTGATCCGGCGCAATGTCGGCCGCCTCGCCGACTATGGCTGGAGCTTTGATCTCCAGGTGTTCGCGCCGCAGATGGCCGAGGCCGCGGGCCTCGCCGAGGCCTGTCCCGACGTCACCTTCATCCTGCAGCATGCCGGCATGCTGGAGGATCTGTCGCCGCGGGGCCACGCGGCCTGGCGCGCCGGGATGGCGCGGCTCGCGAGCTGCCCGAACGTGGTGTCGAAGCTCTCCGGGCTCGGCACCTTCATCCACCGCAACGATCCCGCGCATATCGCCGATGTCGTGACCGACACGGTCGCGATCTTCGGCGCCGACCGCTGCCTGTTCGGCTCGAACTTTCCGATCGAGAAGCTGTGGACCAGCTACCGCGACCTGGTCGACGCCTTCAAGGCGGCAGCCGCACGGCTGAGCCCTGATCAGCGCGAGGCGATCTTCAACACGACGGCCGCGCAGGTCTACCGGCTTGATCCATAG
- a CDS encoding MBL fold metallo-hydrolase, which yields MPLEIKVLDYGDIELESSFLVLGHNCGRTRRVLTLGFLILGGPYPVLVDTGYRSNRIMETLGMRGLQFHENMIENQLARHGVRMGDVRFVCHTHLHIDHAGKDDLFPMNTTVVVNRKELEYSVSGLMHPQYPAPDIKHLIDRLHTKSALRFLDLEITGPVELMPGVYCDAANAHTEGSMNIHVHTADGIATICGDVIYDFNDQIVNPFNEIHDAEPRTTGNHGTSKRAEKASIKKLLSSSRYLLPVHDRPAKIEGGMVVGRLHDQVPGPIVQSLPQRSWFPA from the coding sequence ATGCCGCTGGAGATCAAGGTCCTGGACTATGGCGATATCGAGCTGGAATCGAGTTTCCTCGTGCTCGGGCACAATTGCGGCCGCACCCGCCGCGTGCTGACGCTCGGCTTTCTGATCCTCGGCGGTCCCTACCCGGTGCTGGTCGACACCGGCTATCGCTCCAACCGGATCATGGAGACGCTCGGCATGCGCGGGCTCCAGTTCCACGAGAACATGATCGAGAACCAGCTCGCGCGCCACGGCGTGCGGATGGGCGACGTGCGCTTCGTCTGCCACACCCACCTGCACATCGACCATGCCGGCAAGGACGATCTGTTCCCGATGAACACGACGGTCGTGGTCAACCGCAAGGAGCTGGAATACTCCGTCTCCGGCCTGATGCATCCGCAATATCCGGCGCCCGACATCAAGCATTTGATCGACCGCCTGCACACCAAGAGCGCGCTGCGCTTCCTCGACCTCGAGATCACCGGGCCGGTCGAGCTGATGCCCGGCGTCTATTGCGACGCCGCCAACGCCCACACCGAAGGGTCGATGAACATCCACGTCCACACCGCCGACGGCATCGCCACGATCTGCGGCGACGTGATCTACGATTTCAACGACCAGATTGTGAATCCCTTCAATGAGATCCACGACGCCGAGCCGCGCACGACGGGCAATCACGGCACCAGCAAGCGGGCGGAGAAGGCTTCGATCAAGAAGTTGTTGTCGAGTTCGCGCTATCTGCTGCCGGTGCATGATCGCCCGGCGAAGATCGAGGGTGGCATGGTCGTGGGCCGTCTGCACGACCAGGTGCCCGGGCCGATCGTGCAGAGCCTGCCGCAGCGCAGCTGGTTCCCCGCCTAG